The sequence ATTAATCCTTCATGGTTAATCATGTCTATTGCAGGACGCTTAAGCATTATTCGTGAGCTTGTCAAATTACTTTCCAAGAAAAATAAAGCTCAAAGATACAATTTAGCTGCTTCAGCTTTTGACCCTGTAAATATAGAATTTGCGGTAAAATCCTTACAGAAAGAAGGTTATTGGGAAGGAATCAAATTACCCAAACATATCCTTAAGCAGATTCTACAATTCACCATGACCGGAGAGTGCTATGGTAACTCAAATCCTCGCCTTGGCTTCAAAATTTACCAGAAAAAACAGGCAGAGCAAAAGTCTCAGTTAGTTTTTAACAAGGCTGAATACTTTAATTCCAGTTCGAGATGCCCTATCATTCAAGAATTATCTACAGATCCATTACTTTTGGAGATAGCCAGACAATACTTGCAGACGAAGCCAGTATTTACCGGAAGTCGTCTTTGGTGGATATTTCCAGTAGATGATTCTTCATACGATCCCAGAAGAACAGTCAGCTATTTCCATTACGATTTAGATGATTACAGTTGCGTAAGGTTCTTCTTCTATCTCACGGATGTTGACAGCAATAGCGGACCTCATATTTGTGTTCGTGGGAGTCATAGAAACAAAAAGCTCAATCACGTACTTTCTCCCTTCAAACGTCGCACTGATGAAGACATAGCTGACTATTATGGTGAAGAGAATATCATTACAATCTCTGGAGAAGCTGGGTTTGGATTTGCAGAAGATACCATTGCTTATCACAAAGCGGCTCGTCCACTGACTAAAAGTAGGTTAATTTTACAACTACAATATGCAATCAAAGATTATGGAAATCATAATGATTTTAAGGATGAGGCTTTGCTGAAGAATCTAGTTTAGCCTACTTGCAGGATTATTACAAAGCCTACCTCTCAGAGGTAGGCTTTGTTTGTAATCACACCCTTCTAGAGTGTCGGGTACAATATTTGCTAAAGCATGTTCGATGCTCCCCAAACAGTATTAACTATAAACCATATAAAATAATAATCAGTGGTGGAACAATTAATGCCATTAATAAACTTAACGGCGCACCAACTCGGGCAAAATCAACGAATTTGTAACCACCAGGACTATAAACCATGGTATTAGTTTGATAGCCAATTGGTGTCATAAAACTACTAGAAGCTGCAAAAGTTACTACTAATATAAAAGCCATTGGATTGAAGCTGAGACTTTTAGCGACTTCTACAGCAACAGGTAGCAGCAATACAACAGAAGCATTATTAGAAAGAACTTCTGTGATAAAAATGGTCACGACATAAAACAAAGTTAATAGCCAATAACCAGAAAGATTTCCTCCGATTGCAACTAAATTTTGCGCTAACCATACAGTTGTCCCAGACTTATCCATTGCGATTCCCAAAGGAATTAACCCAGCTAATAGAAAGATAATATCCCAGCGTACCGCTTGATAGACTTCACCTGACTTGAGACAGCCAGTTACAACCATTAACAATACACCGATTAAAGCACTTACAACAATCGGCAGTATACCAAAAGCAGTGACTAAAACGACCCCCAAACCAATCGCTACAGCAATACCTGCTTTATCTCGTCGCAAAGTTTCTAAATCGCGATCGCCAATGAACAATAAATCTCTGCTCGTTTGAAGTCCTAAAAAACTTTCTTTTGGACCTTGCAGTAAAAGCACGTCACCGAAACGTAAGTTGACTTTACCAAGTCTGTCTCTAACCAATTCCTCTCCACGACGAATTGCCAAAACAGTAGCATTGTAGCGCTGTCTAAACCGGATATCTTTAAGAGTCGAGCCTATTAAATTGGAATTAGACAGAATTAAAACTTCTGCAATACTTTCTTCTCCGGAACTAAGGTTTTGTTCCCAAGATTTGTCGTAAAACTGGATATGAGGCAAAAACTCTATCCCTTTTTCATCTTTTACCTTAAGCAAACATTCTTTTCCACCCCTAACCATTAAAATATCTCCTACCTGTAAGAGTTTATCTGCTAAGGGTTGAGGAAAGTGGTTGTCGTTGCGGATTATTTCCAACACGTCCAAATCAAATTTCCGTTGGAGTTTGCTTTGTCTTAAAGTTTGTCCAACTAAATTAGAACTTCGTGCAACAACTATTTCACTAACATAATCTTTAAGGTCGTAATCTTGAGCGACTGTATCATTGTTTTTAATTTTACGATTGGGTAACAGTCGAGGTGCGATAAAAGTTAAATAGGCTAAACCAATAGTGAAAACAATCAAACCTAATTCGGTAAATTGAAATAAACTAAAAGTTCCATAGCCCAATTTTTCAGACAAACCACTTGCTAACACATTCGTGGAAGTTCCAATTGTTGTCAGCATCCCCCCCAGAATTGTGACGAACGATAAAGGCATTAGTAGCTTAGATGGAGAAATTCTTTGTTTTTGACACCATTCTTCTACTACTGGTAAAAATACAGCAACCACGGCAGTATTATTAATTAAAGCACTTATTGGACCTGTAATTATTCCAATAGCTAAAATTTGCTTCGTTGAATGCTTTCCTCCCCACTTTAGTAGCAAATCGTTTACAACCCCAATTGCTCCAGTCCGAGCAATTCCCGCACTTAGGATAAACATTGCCATTACAGTAATAGTTGCCGAATTTCCAAAGCCAGAAATACCTTCTTCTGGAGTCACTAATCCTAAAGCCATCAACAATACCATTACTGCTATTGCTGTAATATCAACCGAAAACCATTCACCAATAAAACTAATTAAAGTTAGAAAAACGATGACAAGAGTTAAAAATATACTCATATTTAATTGTTTAAAATAGGGAAGCTACAGAATTGGAAGTAGACGATACAAATTTCGAGTAACAAGTGATGAAAAGTAAAAGTAACAATTCCGTTTGGCTGAAAGCCT comes from Rivularia sp. PCC 7116 and encodes:
- a CDS encoding SLC13 family permease, producing MSIFLTLVIVFLTLISFIGEWFSVDITAIAVMVLLMALGLVTPEEGISGFGNSATITVMAMFILSAGIARTGAIGVVNDLLLKWGGKHSTKQILAIGIITGPISALINNTAVVAVFLPVVEEWCQKQRISPSKLLMPLSFVTILGGMLTTIGTSTNVLASGLSEKLGYGTFSLFQFTELGLIVFTIGLAYLTFIAPRLLPNRKIKNNDTVAQDYDLKDYVSEIVVARSSNLVGQTLRQSKLQRKFDLDVLEIIRNDNHFPQPLADKLLQVGDILMVRGGKECLLKVKDEKGIEFLPHIQFYDKSWEQNLSSGEESIAEVLILSNSNLIGSTLKDIRFRQRYNATVLAIRRGEELVRDRLGKVNLRFGDVLLLQGPKESFLGLQTSRDLLFIGDRDLETLRRDKAGIAVAIGLGVVLVTAFGILPIVVSALIGVLLMVVTGCLKSGEVYQAVRWDIIFLLAGLIPLGIAMDKSGTTVWLAQNLVAIGGNLSGYWLLTLFYVVTIFITEVLSNNASVVLLLPVAVEVAKSLSFNPMAFILVVTFAASSSFMTPIGYQTNTMVYSPGGYKFVDFARVGAPLSLLMALIVPPLIIILYGL